taaaacgtTGCGCGATATTTCCATGTTCTCCTTACTAAAACTGGCTTCAAATTCGCTATTCATGCACAATATGTTTATCAATGTTTCAACTGCAAATATTaattcaaaaaaaagaaacaaagagaaaaaaggttGTTTTCGCTCGGCTACTCACGATCTCTGGATATCTGGTTTGAGTGCAAGCTCGTATGTGTTTTTTTCACTAAGGTCAATTGTGAAACTTTAATTTGAAGCGTCCGAGGTGTGATTAAAGTACTAAAAAGTTTAATATATTATCAGCATAtgctctttttttccttcggGGAATGCAAATTTAGGTTCACCGAAACAACACGCCtgaatattatttatttattatttttttccaatgtaCTGAAAATTATGGTGTAACACGACCTTAAAGCTACAGCCGTTTTTTATTGtcctttttttcacttttattttttaaaataatatttctctTGTTATACTTCTGTCGGATTCAGCTGTCAAAATGACAGCCCTACAAAGCGATTGTGCTGATAGTTCACGTCTGTTTAGCTAAGAACTTCCatatttttagctttttttgtgtgtgtgtgtgtgtgtgtgtgtgtgtgtgtgtatatatattttttcttatcCATTCAATCAAGGATCCGTGAAAAGCTATTAAATTTTATCTATTATTGTATACTTTTTGCAAGCCTTGATATAATACAACCTCCAATACCTTTTCAAATACTGTTGTGATTTAAGGGTCAAGTCTTCTCAACTAGACAAGTTAAAATCACAGCTTATCCATGAATTGGATGTAGCAGAGAAGGAAAGTAAACTACTGACAGATTACAAAGCAGAAATGGAAGCTCTGCTTCACGAGAAAATGGCACATGTTGAAGAGTTGAGACTCATACATGCTGACATTAATTTAGTAAGTATAAAGGGCCAATTAAACATGAATTGTTTGAATATACTGAAAGTGAGAACCTGAGgatccacaaaaaaaaagaaagaaattcataCTAACCCTTCAATATTTTATTCCCAGAACTCATGTTAATtgttttaacttgaaatttaaaatataaaaattggTGTATTATGGTTTATAAAGTTGtataattttttgtaaaacGAACCTGCAAGAATACCAGAATAGCTTTCTTTGTGAGTCGAATCCCTTGCTGGCAGTTAAGTGACTGAGACGATCAGgtccaataatttttattgctttagGTTTTGTAGTCTTCTATGCTGTTTTGCTTAATTTCCACATTTCACATTTAATCATGATTGCCTCTGctctaaaatgtgtgcaaaaTGTTGACTTGTTTGACAGATTATGCTTCTAATTTTGTGAGGGTTCAATTTTGGGAAAGTCATAGGTGTCCTCATAAATTGAAGAGTAAACTACTCATCTATAACAGAAGGTTTACTCATGAGCCCAGAAGTAGGAGCCTCTATCTCCCTCACTGGGTTTGAACTCCAGCGCAGGAGTTCACCAAGCTATTTTTGGAACAAAATTACCCATGCAAAAACGCAAAGGGGGCATGTCTATCCAACTAAATGGCTCTAGCAAGACATTGATAGACCTCTCACAAAATTACACAGTAAGTTAAATTATGGCAGACATGTGCAGTTCTAGCTCGAGTGAACGAGAGAGCGATTCAAATTAAAGTTTCGGACTTTTGTCTTTGCATTGGATTTTGGAGCTCTTCTAGCAACTCTTCTGAGGATGATTCATGAACTAAATATATAACATAAAGTCAGCAACATTAAGTCGAAAAGGGACATGGAACCAAAGTTCTCAGGGTGCAAAGTTCCAAACTCTTCTATTCAGCATATTTGCATGAGTGCTAGTAACCATGGCAACCAATTTTTGACAGGAAGTCTAAAACTTTTTAAGTAACTTTGTCTACTCCTGTGCTGGTGGCCTTTATCTATATCTATGGAGCGTCCTACTCATGGTCTCCTGGTTAACTTTAAcattcaagttatttttcagCTCAGTATTAGAGTACCATTGTTTCTCCTCAGGAATAGAGTCAGAAGGACATTTCATGAACTTTGTCATGTCGCTTTTGGCAcaagtgatggtgaagttgAGTTGAAGTACAAGGACACACTTTATAATGCTTATTGAAGCTGGCATGCATCCAAATGTGTGCATTATAGCATTGCAGGATGCATCTAAAAATATACCCTTTTTGATGTTGATTGATATGTGGAACCCGGCACTGGCTTGTATTTTTCCattgaaacattttgtgtACGTATATAGATCTGATGAAGGACAATTTccatgtttacatttttttagaTGGAAAATACAATAAAGCAGTCTGAAGCAGAGCGAGAGAGAGGGCTGGAGACTCTTAGAAGGTTACATGAAGAATACAAACCACTAAAACGAGATATTGACAAGATGAGAGTATCACTGGGTCTTGACAAGATTGCCAGTCTTGATGAAGAAGCAAACCTTGCTGAGTAAGACAACCTAACAGCACTAATTCATTCTATGATCTTAACCTTTTTAGTGATTCTGTGACTCTCAGATCTCCAACACTTTTTTGCTCAGGATCCTCGAACGTGCTCCACCTGCTTGGAAGCCAGAGCCACAGGAAcctcctcctcctcccccTGTAGCCTCGCAGTTAGcggcagcagcagcagcagcccAACAGCTTGTTACCAAGAGGGGTCCCTCCGGGGAGAGGCACTTCAGACAGCAACAACCACCACCCATGAAGGCATGCTTGTCTTGTCACCAGCAGATTCATCGTAACGCCCCCATTTGTCCATTATGCAAGGCCAAAAGCCGCTCTAGGCACCCGAAGAAGACAAAGAGGAAACATGAAGACTGACGTGGCTGTCACACTCTCA
This sequence is a window from Acropora palmata chromosome 6, jaAcrPala1.3, whole genome shotgun sequence. Protein-coding genes within it:
- the LOC141884576 gene encoding zinc finger C4H2 domain-containing protein-like; its protein translation is MAMGSPARDVEDEEYMRKLETIRDIRVKSSQLDKLKSQLIHELDVAEKESKLLTDYKAEMEALLHEKMAHVEELRLIHADINLMENTIKQSEAERERGLETLRRLHEEYKPLKRDIDKMRVSLGLDKIASLDEEANLAEILERAPPAWKPEPQEPPPPPPVASQLAAAAAAAQQLVTKRGPSGERHFRQQQPPPMKACLSCHQQIHRNAPICPLCKAKSRSRHPKKTKRKHED